In Lycium ferocissimum isolate CSIRO_LF1 chromosome 11, AGI_CSIRO_Lferr_CH_V1, whole genome shotgun sequence, a single genomic region encodes these proteins:
- the LOC132038460 gene encoding uncharacterized protein LOC132038460, with protein sequence MVNYWLLLVKTGMNQFYPLAWAVVDKETTRTWSWFLQQLQHSLELHNGKGITFISDMQKGLLDAVKNVLPEAHQRFCVKHIEANWCKRWSKGELKKLLWWGAWSSYAEEFGDQQNVFKCIGRTVTKGLVNRYPP encoded by the exons atggtCAATTATTGGTTGCTATTGGTCAAGACAGGTATGAACCAATTTTACCCTCTAGCATGGGCAGTGGTTGATAAAGAGACCACGAGGACTTGGAGCTGGTTCTTACAGCAGTTGCAACACTCACTTGAACTCCATAATGGCAAAGGAATAACCTTCATATCAGACATGCAGAAG GGACTGCTTGATGCAGTAAAGAATGTACTGCCTGAAGCACATCAGAGATTTTGTGTAAAGCACATTGAGGCAAATTGGTGCAAAAGGTGGAGTAAAGGTGAGTTGAAGAAGCTTCTGTGGTGGGGTGCATGGTCCTCCTATGCTGAGGAGTTTGGAGACCAACAGAATGTATTTAAGTGTATTGGACGAACCGTCACGAAAGGACTTGTCAACAGGTATCCTCCTTAA